In Frederiksenia canicola, the sequence ACTTGGGCTATTTTCCGTTTGAACGCCAGCAAGGCATCGGCACGCTCTGCGTGCTGATTGCGTTAAATGTACCCTTTGCTTTAAGCCGCAACAATCCGTTTTGTGTTGATTTGATTGCCGAGCAAGTGCCATTTTTGTTTCTTGATCAGCTTACGGTCGCCAATATTGCCGAGGCTCACAACCAGTTGAAAGCTCGGGATAAATCGCAAATCCGCTTTTTTCCGCTACACTATCGACAAATGTGGCTAGAGCAGCTTGAGCGGCTTTTTAAAGAAATATGACAGACCTTTTATTAACTTGCTTTTACTTGCTTTGTGCCGCTGCTGTGGCAACATTGATTGCTCGCAGTTATCAAGCAGAGCGGTTTTCGTTTCACTTGATTTTTAGCGGGCTGTATTTCGTGACCTTTTTCGGCGGCTTTCCGCTGTCGATGGCGTTGAAATATGGCTTTGATGTGAGCGTGCAACGCCCTGAAGTGCTGTTTGAAACCTTAGCCGTGGCGACAGGGAGCTATTTTCTCTATGTTTTGAGTTATCGTTTTTTTGACATTCGTGTACAAGCGGTCAAAACACGCAGTGGCGTGTTGAACGGTAGTGCGTTTGCAAAAAATTCAGCAAAAGTGACCGCTTGCTTGCTCGCATTATTGGCGATTGTCAGCCTTGCTGGCTTTATTTATTTCAACGGATTTTTACTACTTCGCCTTGAAAAATATAGCCAAATTTTCTCGCCATTGGTCAGTGGCGTGGCGTTAAAACGCTTTTTCTATTTTCTGTTTCCTGCCTTGTTGATCGCCTATTTTCTCGCACCAAGCCGCCGAATGTGGTGGGGATTGCTATCGGTAGGAATGATTTTTGGCGGACTGAGTTACTTCGCTGTGGGCGGCACTCGGGCGAATTTGGCATTGGCGGTGATGTTTTTCTTATTGATCGGTTGGAAAGATCGTTATTTATCAGCAAAAACGGTTGTGGTAGTCGCAATTTTCGGCGTGGTGGCGATGTTTGGGCTGGCGTTGGCTCGCTACAACTTGGATGTGCAGGGAAAGGAAGCGATTTTCACCTTCCTTTATTTAACCCGCGATAGCTTTTCACCGTGGGAAAATTTCGCCCGCATTTTAGCCACGGACGTGGAATTTCAAGGTTTAATGCCGATTGTACGGGATTTTTACGTCTATATTCCGCCATCGTTGTGGGCAGATCGCCCTGATATTGCGTGGAATACTGCGAACTATTTCACCAAAGAGCTGCTCGGCAACCACTCGGGTTTAGCGATGTCACCGACGTTGCTCGGTTCTCTCTATTTAATGGGCAGCTTGCCGTTGGTGGCAGTTGGAATGGGGCTGATTGGTAAATTATTGGCGGAAACTGACCGCTTGTTTCGCTCCGCCAGCCCGCTTTGGCAAGGTTATTTATTGGCAAATTTGTTCAATTTGATCGTGCTAGTGCGAGAAGGGGCGGATGCGTTTATTTCTCGCTGGTGTTTCTTTACCGCCGTATTTTTGGCGTGCTGGGGATTGGCGTATATATTAGTAGGAAAACGCAATGGATAAAGTGGACGTCAATGGCATTGAGCTGCTTGCTGCTCGCAATCAGGCGGAGTTGCTGGCGTTTTTGCTGAATGAGCAGGGCGTAAAAACGGGAAAACTGGTGGCGATCAATGCAGAAAAAGTCATGCTAAGCGATGAGCAACCTGAAGTTCGTTCTCTGCTTGCCAAGGCGGAATATAAATATGCCGATGGCATCAGTGTAGTGTGGACGATCCGTAAGAAATATCCGCAATTTGCCGATTTAGAACGTATCGCAGGGGCGGATTTGTGGTTGGCGTTAATGCAACAAGCAGCGAATTTGGGAACGCCCGTGTTTTTGGTCGGTGGACAATCGGATGTTTTGGCAGAAACTTTTGCAAAATTAGATGCCATGAGCGTGAAGGTTGTCGGGACGCAAGATGGATATTTTTCATTAGATCAAGAAATTGCCATTTTTGAACGAATTAAACAGAGCGGGGCGAAAATTATCAGCGTTGGATTAGGATCGCCCAAGCAAGAGCAATTTATGCAAAACGCACAGGCATATTATCCCGATGCTTTATATATGGGCATTGGTGGCAGTTATGATGTCTTTGTAGGGAAAGTCAAACGAGCCCCCAAGTGTTGGCAAAATGCGGGGTTGGAGTGGCTTTATCGATTATTGAAACAGCCAACTCGCTGGCAGCGACAACGCAGGCTGATAAAATACGCCTATCATTATTGGCGAAATCAGCTATAAAACCGCCTTTTTTGATAATTAGTAAACGTTTTGAATAAATTAAGAGCAGGTAATAAAATTTTTTCAAAAAGTGCTAGACAAGGGGGAACGAAATCACTAATATACGCCCCCGTTGCGACGCAGTACTGAAAACAACGCGTTCGTAGCTCAGTTGGATAGAGCGTTGGCCTCCGGAGCCAAAGGTCGCAAGTTCGAATCTTGTCGAGCGCGCCAAAAGCTTTTCGGTACAATGCAACCAACGACGACGGTGGCTATAGCTCAGTTGGTAGAGCCCTGGATTGTGATTCCAGTTGTCGTGGGTTCGAATCCCATTAGCCACCCCATTTAATATACGAAAGTATAACTGACGGCGAGTAGCGCAGCTTGGTAGCGCAACTGGTTTGGGACCAGTGGGTCGTAGGTTCAAATCCTATCTCGCCGACCACTTTTATTTTGTTCTTTAATAATGAATCAGACAATCTGTGTGGGCACTTGTTGATGTGATTTTGAAGTGAAATATTATTTAATTTTGAAGTCTTAATAAGTGCTTAACTTGAAATTCATAATGAATATTATTGATTTTTTTATAGTCAGTATTTATTGAGCGATTAAACTTTTTGAATTGAAGAGTTTGATCATGGCTCAGATTGAACGCTGGCGGCAGGCTTAACACATGCAAGTCGAACGGTAGCAGGAGAAAGCTTGCTTTCTTGCTGACGAGTGGCGGACGGGTGAGTAATGCTTGGGAATCTGGCTTATGGAGGGGGATAACTACGGGAAACTGTAGCTAATACCGCGTAATATCGAGAGATTAAAGACTGGGACCTACGGGCCAGTTGCCATAAGATGAGCCCAAGTGGGATTAGGTAGTTGGTGGGGTAAAGGCCTACCAAGCCCGCGATCTCTAGCTGGTCTGAGAGGATGACCAGCCACACTGGAACTGAGACACGGTCCAGACTCCTACGGGAGGCAGCAGTGGGGAATATTGCACAATGGGGGGAACCCTGATGCAGCCATGCCGCGTGAATGAAGAAGGCCTTCGGGTTGTAAAGTTCTTTCGGTGGTGAGGAAGGTATCAACTTTAATAGAGTTGGTAATTGACGTTATCCACAGAAGAAGCACCGGCTAACTCCGTGCCAGCAGCCGCGGTAATACGGAGGGTGCGAGCGTTAATCGGAATGACTGGGCGTAAAGGGCACGCAGGCGGATTGTTAAGTGAGATGTGAAAGCCCCGGGCTTAACCTGGGAATTGCATTTCAGACTGGCAATCTAGAGTATTTTAGGGAGGGGTAGAATTCCACGTGTAGCGGTGAAATGCGTAGAGATGTGGAGGAATACCGAAGGCGAAGGCAGCCCCTTGGGAATATACTGACGCTCATGTGCGAAAGCGTGGGGAGCAAACAGGATTAGATACCCTGGTAGTCCACGCTGTAAACGATGTCGATTTGGGGATTGGGGTTTAACTCTGGTGCCCGAAGCTAACGTGATAAATCGACCGCCTGGGGAGTACGGCCGCAAGGTTAAAACTCAAATGAATTGACGGGGGCCCGCACAAGCGGTGGAGCATGTGGTTTAATTCGATGCAACGCGAAGAACCTTACCTACTCTTGACATCCATGGAAGTTCGCAGAGATGTGAATGTGCCTTCGGGAACCATGAGACAGGTGCTGCATGGCTGTCGTCAGCTCGTGTTGTGAAATGTTGGGTTAAGTCCCGCAACGAGCGCAACCCTTATCCTTTGTTGCCAGCGATTAGGTCGGGAACTCAAAGGAGACTGCCAGTGATAAACTGGAGGAAGGTGGGGATGACGTCAAGTCATCATGGCCCTTACGAGTAGGGCTACACACGTGCTACAATGGTGCATACAGAGGGAAGCAAAATGGCGACATGGAGCAAATCTCACAAAGTGCATCTAAGTCCGGATTGGAGTCTGCAACTCGACTCCATGAAGTCGGAATCGCTAGTAATCGCAAATCAGAATGTTGCGGTGAATACGTTCCCGGGCCTTGTACACACCGCCCGTCACACCATGGGAGTGGGTTGTACCAGAAGTAGATAGCTTAACCGCAAGGGGGGCGTTTACCACGGTATGATTCATGACTGGGGTGAAGTCGTAACAAGGTAACCGTAGGGGAACCTGCGGTTGGATCACCTCCTTACCGAAGTAGAAATGACACAATAAGCGCTCACACAGATTGTTTGATAGAAAGTTGAAACATAGGCAAGACAAGCGGCCAGTTCCGCGAAATGTTTTGCAAATGGCAGGAAAGCATCTTTAAATGCTGTCCCCATCGTCTAGAGGCCTAGGACATCGCCCTTTCACGGCGGTAACCGGGGTTCGAATCCCCGTGGGGACGCCATTTAAAGATGTTTTTTGTCGGAAGACAAAGTGAATGTCTAATGTTCTTTAAAAAATAGGAAACAAGCTGAAAAACTGAGAGATTTTCGAAAGAAAGTCTGAGTAGTAAAAATCTTGTGTGAACAAAAGCACACAAGTAGTAGTTTTTGATTATCAGCTTTAAATATTTTGATGATTGTTTAATAACAATATTATCTAAAAATGTTTGAGGTTGTATGGTTAAGTGACTAAGCGTACACGGTGGATGCCTAGGCAATCAGAGGCGATGAAGGACGTGCTAATCTGCGAAAAGCTTGGATGAGTCGATAAGAGGCGTTTAATCCAAGATGTCCGAATGGGGAAACCCGATAAGCGAAGAGCTTATCATTATTTACTGAATCCATAGGTAAATAAGGCAAACCGGGAGAACTGAAACATCTAAGTACCCCGAGGAAAAGAAATCAACCGAGATTTCGTTAGTAGCGGCGAGCGAACGCGAAGGAGCCATTCAGTTATAGCACAAGACTTAGAGGAATGAGTTGGGAAACTCAATCAAAGAGGGTGATAATCCCGTACTTTAAAAGCCTTGTGTGGAACTAAGCTGAAAATAAGTAAGGCGGGACACGTGATATCCTGTCTGAAGATGGGGGGACCATCCTCCAAGGCTAAATACTCCTGATTGACCGATAGTGAACCAGTACTGTGAAGGAAAGGCGAAAAGAACCCCGGTGAGGGGAGTGAAATAGAACCTGAAACCGTGTACGTACAAGCAGTGGGAGCCAACTTGTTTGGTGACTGCGTACCTTTTGTATAATGGGTCAGCGACTTATATTTTGTAGCAAGGTTAACCGAATAGGGGAGCCGTAGGGAAACCGAGTCTTAACTGGGCGTCTAGTTGCAAGGTATAGACCCGAAACCCGGTGATCTAGCCATGGGCAGGTTGAAGGTTGGGTAACACTAACTGGAGGACCGAACCGACTAATGTTGAAAAATTAGCGGATG encodes:
- a CDS encoding WzyE family oligosaccharide polymerase, which encodes MTDLLLTCFYLLCAAAVATLIARSYQAERFSFHLIFSGLYFVTFFGGFPLSMALKYGFDVSVQRPEVLFETLAVATGSYFLYVLSYRFFDIRVQAVKTRSGVLNGSAFAKNSAKVTACLLALLAIVSLAGFIYFNGFLLLRLEKYSQIFSPLVSGVALKRFFYFLFPALLIAYFLAPSRRMWWGLLSVGMIFGGLSYFAVGGTRANLALAVMFFLLIGWKDRYLSAKTVVVVAIFGVVAMFGLALARYNLDVQGKEAIFTFLYLTRDSFSPWENFARILATDVEFQGLMPIVRDFYVYIPPSLWADRPDIAWNTANYFTKELLGNHSGLAMSPTLLGSLYLMGSLPLVAVGMGLIGKLLAETDRLFRSASPLWQGYLLANLFNLIVLVREGADAFISRWCFFTAVFLACWGLAYILVGKRNG
- the wecG gene encoding lipopolysaccharide N-acetylmannosaminouronosyltransferase produces the protein MDKVDVNGIELLAARNQAELLAFLLNEQGVKTGKLVAINAEKVMLSDEQPEVRSLLAKAEYKYADGISVVWTIRKKYPQFADLERIAGADLWLALMQQAANLGTPVFLVGGQSDVLAETFAKLDAMSVKVVGTQDGYFSLDQEIAIFERIKQSGAKIISVGLGSPKQEQFMQNAQAYYPDALYMGIGGSYDVFVGKVKRAPKCWQNAGLEWLYRLLKQPTRWQRQRRLIKYAYHYWRNQL